Proteins encoded within one genomic window of Panacibacter microcysteis:
- a CDS encoding glycosyltransferase family 4 protein — MQQRIRILYIQVPAGGGSLVALYELLRQLPQTIEPVVLCYHRNTYNLLLESCCRVIYLDESLQQPVHRFTKYAAINFMLQQFYTAKDYFKSNRKVRTKIMHILKTEKPAIVHHNNEIFLNRDAIRAAVKAGAKQLVHERSLSNYGNDRVHLFADKRLMKKVYARIDITNAVAQHFNKFYGADSRNIVLHDFVDKAKYKQRYNTSNIRAAYNIAEKEKLVTCIGRIIPWKGQHVLIASVNKIKHTLGSFKVLMVGSAEEGIGSLNYQQQLQAEIEKYKLSGTVIFTGNRNDVPAIIQASDVVVHCSVKPEPQGLVILEALLSNKPVIASATGGSGELVKKYGGIALPVTDADHLAKALTDVLVNGHKPVINTQRLQEDFDPAQQQQVLLSLYEDCLGSKRNKD, encoded by the coding sequence GTGCAGCAGCGCATCAGGATTTTATATATACAGGTTCCCGCCGGTGGTGGCTCGCTGGTGGCATTGTACGAGTTGCTAAGGCAGTTACCACAAACAATAGAGCCTGTGGTACTGTGTTATCACCGCAATACCTACAACCTTTTACTGGAAAGTTGTTGCCGGGTCATTTATCTCGATGAATCATTGCAGCAACCGGTACATCGCTTTACAAAGTATGCTGCCATCAATTTTATGTTGCAGCAGTTTTATACCGCCAAAGATTATTTCAAAAGCAATAGAAAGGTGCGTACTAAAATAATGCACATATTAAAAACCGAGAAGCCTGCAATCGTTCACCATAACAATGAGATATTTCTCAACCGCGACGCTATAAGGGCTGCAGTTAAAGCAGGTGCAAAACAGTTGGTGCATGAGCGATCACTCAGCAATTATGGCAATGATCGCGTACATCTTTTTGCAGACAAACGGTTGATGAAAAAAGTATATGCAAGAATTGATATTACAAACGCTGTTGCACAGCACTTCAACAAATTTTATGGTGCTGACAGCCGTAACATTGTACTGCACGACTTTGTAGATAAAGCCAAATACAAGCAGCGCTACAATACGAGCAATATACGGGCTGCATACAATATTGCAGAAAAAGAAAAACTGGTTACCTGTATTGGCAGAATCATTCCCTGGAAAGGCCAGCATGTTTTAATAGCGTCAGTCAATAAAATCAAACATACCCTCGGCAGTTTTAAAGTGCTCATGGTAGGCTCAGCGGAAGAAGGTATAGGGTCGCTTAATTACCAGCAGCAGTTGCAGGCAGAGATAGAAAAATATAAGTTATCAGGTACCGTAATTTTCACCGGCAACCGAAATGATGTACCGGCCATTATCCAGGCATCAGACGTTGTGGTGCATTGTTCTGTAAAGCCTGAGCCGCAGGGCCTTGTTATACTGGAAGCACTGCTAAGTAACAAACCTGTTATAGCTTCGGCCACCGGCGGTTCAGGAGAGCTTGTGAAAAAGTACGGCGGTATCGCACTGCCGGTAACTGATGCAGACCATCTTGCAAAAGCATTAACAGATGTACTGGTGAATGGTCATAAACCAGTTATCAATACACAAAGGTTGCAGGAGGATTTTGATCCAGCGCAGCAGCAACAGGTATTGCTGTCGTTGTATGAAGATTGTCTTGGCAGTAAACGAAATAAGGATTAA